The Syngnathus typhle isolate RoL2023-S1 ecotype Sweden linkage group LG1, RoL_Styp_1.0, whole genome shotgun sequence genome includes a window with the following:
- the LOC133153181 gene encoding TBC1 domain family member 9B, translated as MWIHPEEVLLAGPLWVSERANPFFILQRRRGHGRGGGLSGLLVGTLDVVLDSSARVAPYRILLQTADSQIFWNVACGSSRKEITEHWDWLEANLLQTVATFDNDSDVATFVRGKISGLIAEEKRATTGHDGQEEDCSKFQEAQLKMRKLFGMPEEEKLVNYYSCSYWKGRVPRQGWLYLSVNHLCFYSFLLGKEVTLVVPWTEVTQLEKNATLLFPESVRVRTRVGEHFFSVFLNINDTFKLMEQLANMAMRQLLDNEAFAADLSLPKPRKTLKNVSALKRDLDARAKNERYRSTFRLTQDERLDGHTDCTLWTPFAKMHVVGQLFISNNYICFRSREEDLCQLIIPLREVSIVEKADSSSVLPCPVSISTKNKMNFLFANLKDRDFLVQRISDFLQRTPDDSSWGDVSPLAAAASSGVAKERHYHPDVPTATQGLLQLYHKDAPEDLGPKAMKEKMKEEAWNIHFSEFGRGVCMYRTSKSRELVLGGIPERLRGELWMLFSGARNEMSMHAGYYGDLVERAAGLCSLATEEIERDLHRSMPEHRAFQNETGIGALRRVLTAYAHRNPGIGYCQAMNIVTSVLLLYCTEEEAFWLLVALCERMLPDYYNTRVVGALVDQGVFEDLTRAFLPLLYQHMQDLGVISTISLSWFLTLFLSVMPFDSAVVLVDCFFYEGIKVIFQVALAVLHDNMDALLACSDEGEAMTVLGRYLDHVVNKQIATPPVPHLHALLTGGDEPPPEIDIFELVQSSYEKFSGLRSDVIEQMRFKQRLKVIQSLEDTAKRSVVRAMVTESAFGMEELEELYCLFKARHMSSRYWGSGGTAAERHDPSLPYLEQYRIDAAQFSQLFCALAAWRCAGHAPVLAGRLFRTLDRDRDGLVNFKEFVTALSGMYHGDMTDKLKLLYKLHLPPALCPEEAESALEAANFFTDDTPKESSVLSLKDSFGPQQVTTGEDANAESDGSSEEKKEDYRYYLRMWAKENEPKQESIKDLPRMNQEQFIELCKSLYNMFSEEEHDEQQLYHAIATVASLLLRIGEVGKKFHNGDRQGAAGRQAPADIRPEEARDDTSASSFSTLSDDASSADEGGEGPRRRRRVSAADADWSVTFEQVLASMLTEPALVDYFERKRSIQARIAACQTRRAAERQSSSASSDRERGDT; from the exons ATGTGGATCCACCCGGAGGAGGTTCTGCTTGCTGGGCCTCTCTGGGTGTCCGAGCGGGCCAACCCGTTCTTCATCCTGCAGCGGCGGCGGGGACACGGCCGCGGAGGGGGGCTCTCCG GTCTACTGGTGGGGACTCTGGATGTGGTTCTGGACTCCAGCGCCAGGGTGGCCCCCTACAGGATCCTCCTCCAAACGGCCGACTCGCAGATCTTCTGGAACGTTGCCTGCG GTTCCTCGCGCAAGGAGATTACAGAGCACTGGGATTGGCTGGAGGCTAACCTGCTGCAGACAGTCGCCACTTTCGACAATGACAGCGACGTCGCCACGTTCGTCCGGGGCAAGATTTCC GGCCTGATCGCAGAGGAGAAGCGGGCCACGACGGGCCACGACGGGCAGGAAGAGGATTGCAGTAAGTTCCAGGAAGCCCAGCTGAAGATGCGCAAACTGTTTGGGATGCCCGAAGAGGAGAAGCTGGTCAACTACTACTCGTGCAGCTACTGGAAAGGTCGCGTGCCGCGGCAGGGCTGGCTCTACCTGTCCGTCAATCACCTCTGCTTCTACTCCTTCCTACTGGGCAAGGAAG TCACTCTGGTGGTCCCGTGGACAGAAGTGACCCAGCTGGAGAAGAACGCCACCCTGTTGTTCCCGGAAAGCGTTCGTGTGAGAACTCGGGTCGGGGAGCACTTCTTCTCCGTGTTCCTCAACATCAACGACACCTTCAAGTTGATGGAGCAGCTGGCCAACATGGCCATGCGCCAGCTGCTGGACAACGAGGCCTTCGCCGCCGACCTCTCGCTGCCCAAACCCCGCAAGACCCTCAAGAACGTCTCCGCCCTCAAGAG GGATCTGGACGCGCGGGCCAAGAACGAGCGTTACCGGAGCACCTTCCGTCTGACGCAGGACGAGCGTCTGGACGGACACACGGACTGCACGCTGTGGACGCCCTTCGCCAAGATGCACGTGGTGGGCCAGCTCTTCATCTCCAACAACTACATCTGCTTCCGGAGCCGAGAAGAAGACCTGTGCCAGCTCATCATCCCGCTCAGAGAG GTTTCCATCGTGGAGAAGGCGGACAGCAGCAGCGTTCTGCCGTGTCCCGTGTCCATCAGCACCAAGAACAAAATGAACTTCCTGTTTGCCAACCTTAAAGATCGGGACTTCCTGGTCCAGCGCATCTCCGACTTCCTGCAGAGGACTCCCGACGACAGCTCGTGGGGGGACGTCAGTCCTCTGGCGGCCGCG GCATCTTCCGGCGTCGCCAAGGAGCGCCACTATCACCCCGACGTGCCCACGGCCACACAAGGACTTCTGCAACTTTACCACAAAGACGCTCCAGAGGACCTGGGACCCAAAGCT ATGAAGGagaagatgaaggaggaggCGTGGAACATCCACTTTTCCGAGTTTGGCCGCGGAGTCTGCATGTACAGGACGTCCAAAAGCCGAGAATTAGTCCTGGGCGGCATTCCGGAAAGGCTCCGAGGAGAACTCTGGATGCTCTTCTCAG GAGCGCGCAACGAGATGTCCATGCACGCCGGTTACTACGGCGACCTGGTGGAGCGGGCGGCGGGCCTGTGCTCTTTGGCCACGGAGGAGATCGAGCGGGACCTGCACCGCTCCATGCCCGAGCACAGAGCCTTCCAGAACGAGACGGGCATCGGCGCACTGCGCCGCGTCCTGACGGCCTACGCCCACAGGAACCCGGGCATCGGCTACTGCCAG GCCATGAACATCGTGACGTCGGTGCTGCTGTTGTACTGCACTGAGGAGGAGGCCTTCTGGCTGCTGGTGGCGCTCTGCGAGCGCATGCTGCCCGACTACTACAACACCAGGGTCGTGg GCGCTCTGGTGGACCAGGGGGTGTTTGAAGACCTGACCCGGGCCTTCCTGCCCCTGTTGTACCAGCACATGCAGGATCTGGGCGTCATCTCCACCATCAGCCTGTCGTGGTTCCTCACCCTCTTCCTGTCCGTCATGCCCTTCGACAGCGCCGTGGTCCTGGTCGACTGCTTCTTCTACGAGGGCATCAAAGTCATCTTCCAG GTGGCGCTGGCGGTGCTCCACGACAACATGGACGCCTTGTTGGCCTGCAGCGACGAGGGCGAAGCCATGACCGTCCTGGGAAG GTACCTGGACCACGTGGTGAACAAGCAGATCGCCACGCCGCCTGTCCCCCACCTGCACGCCCTCCTCACCGGCGGAGACGAGCCGCCGCCCGAGATTGACATCTTCGAACTCGTCCAGTCCTCCTATGAG AAGTTCAGCGGCCTTCGCTCCGATGTCATCGAGCAGATGAGGTTCAAGCAGAGGTTAAAGGTGATCCAGTCTCTGGAGGACACGGCAAAACGGAGCGTG GTGCGAGCCATGGTGACCGAGTCGGCCTTCGGCATGGAGGAGTTGGAGGAGCTCTACTGCCTCTTTAAG GCCCGGCACATGAGCAGCCGCTACTGGGGCTCGGGCGGCACTGCGGCGGAGCGACACGACCCCAGCCTGCCCTACCTGGAGCAGTACCGCATCGACGCCGCTCAGTTCTCGCAGCTCTTCTGCGCCCTGGCCGCCTGGCGCTGCGCCGGGCACGCGCCCGTCCTGGCCGGCCGACTCTTCAGGACGCTGGATCGCGACCGCGACGGCCTGGTCAACTTCAAGGAGTTTGTCACGGCGCTGA GTGGGATGTACCACGGCGACATGACAGACAAGCTCAAGCTGCTTTACAAGCTCCACCTGCCGCCTG CGCTGTGTCCCGAGGAGGCGGAGTCCGCGCTGGAGGCTGCAAACTTCTTCACCGATGACACGCCTAAAG AATCTTCCGTCTTGTCTCTTAAAGACAGTTTTGGACCGCAGCAAGTGACAACAG GTGAGGACGCCAACGCCGAGTCTGACGGCAGCAGCGAGGAGAAGAAAG AGGACTACAGGTACTACCTGCGGATGTGGGCCAAGGAGAATGAGCCCAAGCAGGAATCCATCAAAGATCTTCCTCGGATGAACCAG GAGCAGTTCATCGAGCTGTGCAAGTCGCTGTACAACATGTTCAGTGAAGAGGAGCACGATGAGCAGCAGCTCTACCACGCCATCGCCACCGTCGCCAGCCTGCTGCTTCGCATCGGCGAAGTCGGAAAGAAGTTCCACAACGGCGACAGGCAGGGCGCGGCCGGACGGCAGGCGCCGGCCGACATCCGCCCGGAGGAGGCCCGAGACGACACGTCGGCGTCGTCGTTCTCCACGCTGAGCGATGACGCGTCGTCGGCCGATGAAGGCGGCGAGgggccgaggaggaggaggcgggtcAGCGCGGCCGACGCCGACTGGTCCGTCACCTTCGAGCAGGTTCTGGCGTCCATGTTGACCGAGCCTGCCCTGGTGGACTACTTTGAGAGGAAGAGAAGCATCCAGGCCCGTATTGCCGCTTGCCAGACACGCCGGGCGGCGGAGCGTCAGAGCAGCTCTGCCTCTTCGGACCGCGAACGTGGCGACACTTGA